Proteins encoded in a region of the Isoalcanivorax pacificus W11-5 genome:
- a CDS encoding CoA-acylating methylmalonate-semialdehyde dehydrogenase translates to MTRSVPHLIGGEFITGGGETLPVTNPANQDVLWNVPMATDAEMQAAIDAAGKAFLSWREVAVPERARLMMRYQHLLKEHHDEIGELIAQETGKTFADAKGDLWRGIEVVEQAANIPALMMGETVENVARGVDTHSWIQPLGVCAGITPFNFPAMIPLWMFPMAIACGNTFILKPSEQDPMTAVRLAELFLEAGAPEGVLQVVHGGRHQVDTLLTHPAIRAVSFVGSVPVGQHVYRTATEHLKRAQCFAGAKNHTVIMPDANPQQVVSQLVGASVGAAGQRCMAISVAVFVGDSKKLIPALRDELAKVRPGAWDDEQAGYGPLISPQAKKRVLDMIRQGKEEGAECLLDGSDCTVDGLPDGNWVGPTVFSNVTREMSIYREEIFGPVLCCMCVDTLDEAIALVNQNPYGNGTSIFTASGAAARKYQHEVEVGQVGINIPIPVPLPFFSFTGWKGSFYGDLHAYGKQGVRFYTETKTVTSRWPEDDMVHEANMTISLK, encoded by the coding sequence ATGACCCGTTCCGTACCGCATCTGATCGGCGGCGAATTCATCACAGGCGGCGGGGAGACCCTGCCGGTCACCAACCCGGCCAATCAGGACGTGCTCTGGAACGTGCCGATGGCCACCGATGCGGAAATGCAGGCGGCCATCGACGCCGCCGGCAAGGCGTTTCTGTCCTGGCGCGAAGTGGCTGTGCCGGAGCGCGCGCGTTTGATGATGCGTTACCAGCACCTGCTGAAAGAACACCATGACGAAATCGGCGAGCTGATCGCGCAGGAAACCGGCAAGACCTTCGCCGATGCCAAGGGTGACCTGTGGCGCGGTATCGAGGTGGTCGAACAGGCTGCCAATATCCCTGCGCTGATGATGGGGGAGACGGTCGAGAACGTGGCCCGGGGGGTCGATACCCATTCCTGGATCCAGCCGCTGGGTGTGTGCGCCGGCATCACGCCGTTCAATTTCCCGGCCATGATTCCGCTGTGGATGTTCCCGATGGCGATTGCCTGCGGTAACACCTTTATTCTCAAGCCGTCCGAACAGGACCCGATGACCGCTGTGCGGCTGGCGGAGCTGTTCCTGGAAGCCGGCGCGCCAGAGGGCGTGTTGCAGGTGGTCCATGGCGGTCGCCATCAGGTGGATACGCTGCTCACGCACCCGGCCATTCGTGCGGTGTCGTTCGTCGGTTCCGTGCCGGTGGGCCAGCACGTCTACCGGACCGCCACCGAGCACCTCAAGCGTGCGCAGTGCTTTGCCGGCGCAAAAAACCACACGGTGATCATGCCGGACGCGAATCCGCAGCAGGTGGTCAGCCAGTTGGTCGGCGCCTCCGTGGGCGCCGCCGGCCAGCGCTGCATGGCGATTTCGGTGGCGGTGTTCGTCGGTGATTCGAAAAAACTGATCCCGGCATTGCGTGATGAACTGGCCAAGGTGCGCCCGGGCGCCTGGGATGATGAGCAGGCCGGCTATGGTCCGCTGATCAGCCCGCAGGCGAAAAAACGCGTGCTGGACATGATCCGTCAGGGCAAGGAAGAAGGTGCGGAATGTTTGCTGGATGGCTCCGACTGCACTGTGGACGGCCTGCCGGACGGCAACTGGGTGGGTCCGACGGTGTTCAGCAATGTCACTCGCGAGATGAGCATCTACCGCGAGGAAATCTTTGGCCCGGTGCTGTGCTGCATGTGCGTGGATACGCTCGATGAAGCCATCGCGCTGGTGAACCAGAACCCGTACGGCAACGGCACCTCCATCTTTACCGCCAGCGGTGCCGCCGCGCGCAAATACCAGCACGAAGTCGAAGTCGGCCAGGTGGGCATCAATATCCCGATCCCGGTGCCGCTGCCGTTCTTCTCCTTTACCGGCTGGAAAGGCTCCTTCTATGGTGACCTGCACGCCTACGGCAAGCAGGGTGTGCGCTTCTACACCGAGACCAAGACCGTCACCTCGCGCTGGCCGGAGGACGACATGGTGCACGAAGCGAACATGACCATCAGCCTGAAGTAA
- the recJ gene encoding single-stranded-DNA-specific exonuclease RecJ, protein MSPLLARILAARGVVRPDQLSFALKHQMPPPDALPGMAQAVALLCRAREAGQRILVVGDYDADGATATVVMLRGLAMLGFPAPGFLVPDRFVFGYGLSPAIVDLAVQQGAPDLLITVDNGIASVEGVAAAREAGIQVLITDHHLPGEHLPQADAIVNPRLQPAGPGQHLAGVGVAFFLLSALRAALREQGDAGAASAPLADLLDLVALGTVADVVVLDDLNRALVEQGLRRIRSGRCVPGIAALLRVGRREPERVVASDLGFAAGPRLNAAGRLTEMSLGIECLLTDDPVRAMHLAEQLDGINRERRSIEQGMRDAAMAHVALLRERHDPLPPALCLHDDGWHEGVVGILASRVREATHRPVVAFAPSQEPGLLKGSGRSIAGLHLRDVLDRVATRYPGLLHRFGGHAMAAGMTLATASLPRFRDALSEAVQAMAQPGLFDEVVETDGELSAAELDLAHAELLCHAFPWGQGFAAPSFDGEFEVLDHRVVGERHLKLTLGLPQTGAIIDAIHFNADLPRLPSPLRAIRGVYRLDVNVWQGRRSPQLIFEYLEALRA, encoded by the coding sequence ATGTCCCCCCTGCTGGCGCGCATCCTTGCCGCCCGTGGCGTGGTGCGTCCCGATCAGCTCAGCTTTGCCTTGAAACACCAGATGCCGCCACCGGATGCCCTGCCTGGCATGGCGCAGGCGGTCGCATTGTTGTGCCGGGCGCGAGAGGCCGGGCAGCGCATTCTGGTGGTCGGCGATTACGATGCCGATGGCGCCACGGCGACCGTCGTCATGCTGCGCGGGCTGGCCATGCTGGGGTTTCCTGCGCCGGGCTTCCTGGTGCCGGATCGCTTTGTGTTTGGTTACGGCCTGTCGCCGGCCATTGTCGATCTGGCTGTGCAGCAGGGCGCCCCGGACCTGCTGATTACAGTGGATAACGGCATCGCAAGTGTCGAGGGTGTCGCGGCGGCGCGTGAAGCCGGCATTCAGGTTCTGATCACCGATCATCACTTGCCCGGTGAGCACCTGCCGCAGGCGGATGCCATCGTCAATCCGCGCCTCCAGCCGGCCGGGCCGGGCCAGCATCTGGCCGGTGTCGGCGTGGCCTTCTTCTTGCTGAGTGCTTTGCGTGCTGCATTGCGTGAACAGGGTGATGCCGGGGCGGCCAGCGCGCCGCTGGCGGATCTGCTCGATCTGGTGGCGCTGGGCACGGTGGCTGATGTAGTGGTGCTGGATGATCTGAACCGCGCGCTGGTCGAGCAGGGATTGCGCCGTATCCGCAGCGGCCGCTGTGTGCCCGGTATTGCCGCGCTGCTGCGGGTGGGGCGGCGTGAACCGGAGCGGGTGGTGGCCAGTGACCTGGGTTTTGCTGCCGGGCCGAGGTTGAATGCCGCCGGCCGGCTGACGGAAATGAGCCTGGGCATTGAATGCCTGCTCACCGACGACCCGGTGCGCGCCATGCATCTGGCGGAACAACTCGACGGTATTAACCGCGAGCGGCGCAGTATCGAGCAGGGCATGCGTGACGCCGCCATGGCACACGTGGCGCTCCTGCGTGAACGGCATGACCCGCTGCCCCCGGCGCTGTGCCTGCATGACGATGGCTGGCATGAAGGGGTGGTCGGCATCCTCGCGTCACGCGTACGTGAGGCGACTCACCGGCCGGTGGTAGCCTTCGCGCCATCGCAGGAGCCGGGCCTGCTGAAAGGCTCCGGGCGTTCCATCGCCGGTCTGCACCTGCGCGATGTGCTGGACCGGGTGGCCACCCGGTATCCTGGCCTGTTGCATCGTTTTGGCGGCCACGCCATGGCTGCTGGCATGACACTGGCGACGGCATCATTGCCGCGCTTTCGTGACGCGTTGAGTGAGGCCGTGCAGGCCATGGCGCAACCGGGCCTGTTCGACGAGGTCGTCGAGACAGACGGCGAACTGTCCGCCGCCGAACTGGACCTGGCCCATGCGGAATTGCTGTGCCATGCCTTCCCCTGGGGCCAGGGCTTTGCCGCGCCGTCGTTCGATGGCGAGTTCGAGGTGCTGGATCACCGCGTGGTGGGCGAGCGCCACCTGAAGCTGACCCTGGGCCTGCCGCAGACCGGCGCCATCATCGACGCCATCCATTTCAACGCCGACCTGCCGCGTTTGCCGTCCCCCCTGCGCGCCATTCGCGGCGTTTACCGCCTTGACGTCAATGTCTGGCAGGGCCGGCGCAGCCCGCAGCTGATTTTTGAGTATCTGGAGGCGCTGCGCGCCTAG
- a CDS encoding DUF7352 domain-containing protein: protein MKTIHKHRLQTGSEVQKLKLSAEGVVREVTYSQQERLLYVWVEVPAGSLLESNQVERSFRVFMTGDGIPDHAVFAGTAIDMMRPEAYHIFELTE, encoded by the coding sequence ATGAAAACAATACACAAACATCGTCTGCAGACCGGCAGTGAGGTGCAGAAACTGAAGCTCTCCGCCGAGGGCGTCGTGCGGGAAGTGACTTACAGCCAGCAGGAGCGGCTGCTTTATGTCTGGGTGGAAGTGCCGGCGGGCAGTCTGCTGGAGAGCAACCAGGTCGAGCGGAGTTTCCGCGTGTTCATGACCGGGGACGGCATTCCCGACCACGCGGTCTTTGCCGGCACCGCCATCGACATGATGCGGCCGGAGGCCTACCACATCTTTGAACTGACAGAGTGA
- the ung gene encoding uracil-DNA glycosylase produces the protein MTSQRSVQMEPGWKAALETEFDSEYMQALRAFLLEEKRRGKVVYPPGPQIFNAFNTTPFDQVKVVILGQDPYHGPGQAHGLSFSVPAGVPPPPSLQNIVKEIQRDLGIEMSRSGCLVPWAEQGVLLLNAVLTVEQRQAASHQGKGWERFTDAAIDHLNRERDGLVFMLWGSYAQRKGNLIDRKRHLVLTAPHPSPLSAHRGFIGCGHFSRANDWLVQQGKTPINWRL, from the coding sequence ATGACGTCACAACGCAGCGTACAGATGGAACCGGGCTGGAAAGCCGCCCTGGAAACGGAATTCGACAGTGAATACATGCAGGCGCTGCGTGCGTTCCTGCTGGAAGAAAAACGGCGTGGCAAGGTGGTGTACCCACCGGGCCCGCAGATTTTCAATGCCTTCAATACCACCCCTTTCGACCAGGTCAAGGTCGTGATCCTGGGCCAGGACCCGTACCACGGGCCTGGCCAGGCGCACGGCCTGAGTTTTTCCGTGCCTGCTGGCGTGCCGCCGCCGCCGAGCCTGCAGAATATCGTCAAGGAGATCCAGCGTGATCTCGGCATTGAAATGTCGCGCAGCGGCTGTCTGGTGCCGTGGGCGGAGCAAGGCGTGCTGTTGCTGAACGCGGTGCTGACCGTGGAGCAGCGTCAGGCGGCATCACACCAGGGCAAGGGCTGGGAGCGTTTTACCGACGCTGCCATTGATCATCTCAACCGCGAGCGCGACGGGCTGGTGTTCATGCTCTGGGGCAGTTACGCACAGCGCAAGGGCAACCTGATTGACCGCAAGCGGCACCTGGTGCTGACCGCGCCGCATCCTTCACCGTTGTCGGCACATCGGGGTTTCATCGGCTGCGGGCATTTTTCCCGCGCCAATGACTGGCTGGTACAGCAGGGCAAAACACCCATCAACTGGCGTCTGTAG
- a CDS encoding acyl-CoA dehydrogenase family protein produces MDFSLTEEQLAYQDTARQFSDKALAPFAADWDARSHFPLNTLREAGQLGFMGLYTPEAVGGLGLSRLDAALVFEQLSRGCTSTTAFITIHNMATWMVASFATDEIRTEWCPALTSGEKLASYCLTEPGAGSDAAALKTTARRDGDDYLLNGTKAFISGAGSTDVLVLMARTGGAGAGGVSCFLVPADAPGISYGRNEDKMGWKSQPTRQVTLENVRVPVSHLLGQEGDGFRIAMRGLDGGRINIASCSLGAASAALAQAGEYVQTRQQFGQPLSDFQTVQFRLADMATELVAARQMVYLAAWKLDQGDAEKTLYCAMAKRLATDLCFNVCNDALQLHGGYGYIREYPLERYVRDARVHQILEGTNEIMRVIIARRLLAGVAV; encoded by the coding sequence ATGGATTTTTCACTGACCGAAGAACAGCTCGCCTACCAGGACACTGCGCGCCAGTTCAGCGACAAGGCGCTGGCGCCGTTCGCGGCGGACTGGGATGCACGCAGCCACTTCCCGCTGAACACGCTGCGGGAAGCGGGCCAACTGGGTTTCATGGGGCTGTACACGCCAGAGGCCGTCGGTGGGCTGGGCCTGTCGCGGCTGGATGCGGCGCTGGTGTTTGAACAATTGTCGCGCGGCTGCACCTCGACCACGGCGTTTATCACCATCCACAACATGGCGACCTGGATGGTGGCCTCGTTCGCCACGGACGAGATCCGTACCGAATGGTGCCCGGCGTTGACCAGCGGCGAAAAACTCGCGTCTTACTGCCTGACCGAACCGGGTGCCGGTTCGGATGCGGCGGCGCTGAAAACCACCGCGCGCCGCGACGGCGACGATTATCTGCTCAACGGCACCAAGGCGTTTATTTCCGGCGCCGGCAGCACCGATGTGCTGGTGCTGATGGCGCGCACTGGCGGTGCCGGGGCGGGCGGTGTCTCCTGCTTCCTGGTGCCGGCGGATGCGCCCGGCATCAGCTATGGGCGCAACGAAGACAAGATGGGCTGGAAGAGCCAGCCGACCCGGCAGGTGACACTGGAGAACGTGCGCGTTCCCGTCAGCCACCTGCTTGGCCAGGAGGGCGATGGCTTTCGCATTGCCATGCGCGGGCTCGATGGTGGCCGCATCAATATCGCCAGTTGTTCGCTGGGTGCTGCCTCGGCAGCGCTCGCGCAGGCCGGCGAGTACGTGCAGACACGGCAGCAGTTCGGCCAGCCCCTGTCGGATTTCCAGACGGTGCAGTTCCGGCTGGCGGACATGGCCACCGAGCTGGTGGCGGCGCGACAGATGGTGTACCTGGCGGCCTGGAAACTGGATCAGGGGGATGCGGAAAAGACGCTGTACTGTGCCATGGCCAAACGGCTGGCGACGGATCTGTGTTTCAACGTCTGCAACGACGCGCTGCAACTGCACGGCGGCTACGGCTATATCCGTGAATACCCGCTGGAGCGTTATGTGCGCGATGCGAGGGTGCACCAGATACTGGAAGGCACCAATGAAATCATGCGTGTGATCATCGCCCGGCGATTGCTGGCCGGCGTGGCGGTCTGA
- the lysS gene encoding lysine--tRNA ligase, producing MTDDQLQQDENRLIAERRDKLRQLREAGQAFPNQYRPDSLAADLIAQYGEEEKDALEARNIVVAIAGRLMLDRKSFKVLQDQSGRIQIYATKDVQQATKHWDIGDIVGVRGKLCKSGKGDLYVMMDEYVLLTKSLRPLPEKHKGLTDTEMRYRQRYVDLMTNEDTRRTFRIRARVVSGIRRYLEQRGFYEAETPMLQVIPGGATARPFVTHHNSLDLDMYLRIAPELYLKRLVVGGFDRVFEINRNFRNEGLSTRHNPEFTMVEFYQAYADYNDLMDLTEDMLRTIALDVLGSTDVPYQGEMFDFGQPFARMTVFDSILHFNPDIRAEQLRDEQGARAIATGLGIPLKDSYGLGKVQIEIFEKTVEHRLMQPTFITEYPTEVSPLARRSDANPFVTDRFEFFVGGREIANGFSELNDAEDQAERFRSQAAEKDAGDLEAMFFDDDYVTALEYGMPPTAGEGIGIDRLVMLFTDTPSIRDVILFPHMRPLAKPGGA from the coding sequence ATGACTGACGACCAGCTCCAGCAGGACGAAAACCGTCTGATCGCCGAGCGCCGCGACAAATTGCGGCAGCTGCGTGAGGCAGGCCAGGCATTCCCGAACCAGTACCGCCCGGACAGCCTGGCCGCAGACCTGATCGCGCAATACGGCGAGGAAGAAAAGGACGCGCTGGAAGCCCGCAACATCGTTGTCGCCATCGCCGGCCGGCTGATGCTGGATCGCAAGTCGTTCAAGGTGTTGCAGGACCAGAGCGGCCGTATCCAGATTTATGCCACCAAGGACGTGCAGCAGGCGACGAAACACTGGGATATCGGCGACATCGTCGGTGTGCGTGGCAAGCTGTGCAAATCCGGCAAGGGTGATCTGTATGTGATGATGGACGAGTATGTCCTGCTGACCAAATCCCTGCGTCCGCTGCCGGAAAAACACAAGGGCCTGACCGACACTGAAATGCGCTACCGCCAGCGTTACGTCGACCTGATGACCAATGAAGACACCCGCCGCACATTCCGTATCCGGGCGCGGGTGGTCAGTGGCATTCGCCGGTACCTGGAGCAGCGTGGCTTCTATGAGGCGGAAACGCCGATGCTGCAGGTGATTCCCGGCGGCGCCACGGCGCGGCCGTTCGTCACCCACCACAATAGCCTGGACCTGGACATGTATCTGCGCATTGCGCCGGAGCTGTACCTGAAACGGCTGGTGGTGGGCGGCTTCGACCGCGTGTTCGAGATCAACCGCAATTTCCGCAATGAAGGGCTCTCCACCCGGCACAACCCGGAATTCACCATGGTGGAGTTCTACCAGGCCTACGCCGACTACAACGACCTGATGGACCTGACCGAAGACATGCTGCGCACCATCGCGCTGGATGTGCTCGGCAGCACGGACGTGCCGTACCAGGGCGAGATGTTCGATTTCGGCCAGCCGTTTGCGCGCATGACGGTGTTCGATTCGATCCTGCACTTCAATCCGGACATACGCGCCGAACAGCTGCGCGACGAGCAGGGCGCGCGCGCCATCGCCACCGGTCTGGGTATTCCGCTGAAGGACAGCTACGGGCTGGGCAAGGTGCAGATCGAAATTTTCGAGAAAACGGTAGAACATCGATTAATGCAGCCGACCTTCATCACCGAATACCCGACCGAAGTGTCGCCGCTGGCACGTCGCAGCGACGCCAACCCGTTCGTCACCGACCGGTTTGAGTTTTTTGTCGGTGGCCGGGAAATCGCCAACGGCTTCTCCGAGCTGAACGATGCCGAAGACCAGGCCGAACGCTTCCGTAGCCAGGCTGCCGAGAAGGACGCCGGCGACCTGGAGGCCATGTTTTTTGACGACGATTATGTGACGGCGCTGGAGTACGGTATGCCGCCCACCGCAGGTGAGGGGATCGGCATAGACAGGCTGGTAATGCTTTTTACCGATACGCCATCCATCCGTGATGTGATTCTCTTTCCCCATATGCGTCCGCTGGCAAAACCAGGCGGCGCTTAA
- the prfB gene encoding peptide chain release factor 2 (programmed frameshift), with translation MEINPLRNQLADLKARTDALRGYLDYATKRERLTEVERELEDPTVWNNPERAQSLGRERAQLEAVVTTVDTLDSGFEDSEAMLELAVEEKDEGMLADLARELDELESSVANLEFRRMFSGEMDSCNAYLDIQAGSGGTEAQDWAEMMLRMFLRWAEAKGFKAELIEASAGEVAGIKSATVHVQGEYAYGWLRTETGVHRLVRKSPFDSGGRRHTSFSSVFVSPEVDDDINIDIDPSKVRTDTYRASGAGGQHVNRTDSAVRLTYVFKDPDTGEEHTVVSASQSGRSQHQNKDEAWKMLKAKVYELEVQKRNAEKQRLENSKADIGWGSQIRSYVLDDARIKDLRTGVETRNTQAVLDGALDQFIEASLKSGL, from the exons ATGGAAATCAATCCGCTGCGCAATCAGCTGGCAGACCTCAAGGCGCGCACCGACGCGCTCAGGGGGTATCTT GACTACGCTACCAAGCGTGAACGCCTGACCGAGGTCGAGCGCGAGCTCGAAGACCCGACCGTCTGGAACAATCCCGAACGCGCCCAGTCCCTTGGCCGTGAACGTGCCCAGCTGGAAGCGGTGGTGACCACCGTGGACACGCTGGACAGCGGCTTCGAGGACAGCGAGGCGATGCTCGAACTCGCCGTCGAGGAAAAGGACGAGGGCATGCTCGCCGACCTGGCGCGTGAGCTCGATGAGCTGGAAAGCAGTGTCGCCAATCTGGAATTCCGCCGCATGTTCTCCGGCGAGATGGACAGCTGCAACGCCTACCTCGATATCCAGGCCGGTTCCGGCGGCACCGAGGCCCAGGACTGGGCCGAGATGATGCTGCGCATGTTCCTGCGCTGGGCCGAGGCAAAAGGTTTCAAGGCGGAGCTGATCGAAGCGTCTGCCGGTGAAGTGGCCGGCATCAAGAGCGCCACCGTACACGTGCAGGGTGAATACGCCTACGGCTGGCTGCGTACCGAAACCGGCGTGCACCGCCTGGTGCGCAAATCGCCGTTCGATTCCGGCGGCCGCCGCCACACCTCGTTCAGCTCGGTGTTCGTGTCGCCGGAAGTGGACGACGACATCAATATCGACATTGATCCGAGCAAGGTGCGTACCGATACCTACCGCGCGTCCGGTGCCGGTGGCCAGCACGTTAACCGGACCGATTCCGCCGTGCGCCTGACCTACGTATTCAAGGACCCGGATACCGGCGAGGAACACACCGTGGTGTCCGCCAGCCAGAGTGGCCGCTCGCAGCACCAGAACAAGGACGAAGCCTGGAAAATGCTGAAGGCCAAGGTCTACGAGCTGGAAGTCCAGAAACGCAATGCCGAGAAGCAGCGCCTGGAAAACAGCAAGGCCGATATTGGCTGGGGCAGCCAGATCCGTTCCTACGTGCTGGACGATGCCCGCATCAAGGATTTGCGCACGGGTGTTGAAACACGCAATACCCAGGCGGTACTTGACGGTGCGCTGGACCAGTTCATCGAAGCGTCCCTGAAGTCGGGATTGTAA
- a CDS encoding AraC family transcriptional regulator, whose protein sequence is MNRPPAAAPAQTSDWPLSGQGERVLLPQTLLASLAGHPLSKAFHPLAFGYYPRASGHRMARRHPADDIVIYCVEGCASVSLGEHRTSVHAGDLLYLPAGQPHSYEADPRQPWSLFWMHLGGEEAALQLRQLFGAHSLLHPGLHERLLSDFRALLDSTRGSHQLSAYLHAANLCRTILSYAALLLSQPREARSGLDIDTLHLHMQTRIHDRLTLADMATLAGQPSRYQFIRDYRAHTGQTPVKAFLHMKVARACYLLETSRLPVADIAQQLGFDDPYYFSRLFRKATGASPAQYRKQGMAPPRQDL, encoded by the coding sequence ATGAACCGCCCACCTGCCGCCGCGCCCGCCCAGACCTCAGACTGGCCTCTTTCCGGCCAGGGCGAGCGCGTTCTGCTGCCCCAGACCCTGCTGGCAAGTCTGGCTGGGCATCCCTTGAGCAAGGCGTTTCATCCGCTGGCGTTCGGCTACTATCCGCGCGCCAGCGGCCACCGCATGGCACGCCGGCACCCGGCGGACGATATTGTGATTTATTGCGTAGAGGGGTGCGCCAGTGTGAGCCTGGGCGAGCACCGCACCAGCGTGCACGCTGGCGACCTGCTGTATCTGCCGGCCGGACAGCCGCACAGTTACGAGGCCGACCCGCGCCAGCCCTGGAGCCTGTTCTGGATGCATCTGGGCGGCGAGGAAGCCGCGCTGCAACTGCGCCAGTTGTTCGGCGCGCACTCGCTGCTGCACCCCGGCCTGCATGAAAGACTGCTCAGCGATTTCCGCGCCCTGCTCGACAGCACCCGTGGCAGCCACCAGCTGAGCGCCTACCTGCACGCCGCCAACCTGTGCCGGACCATACTGAGTTATGCCGCGCTATTGCTCAGCCAGCCCCGTGAAGCACGAAGCGGGCTGGACATCGACACCCTGCACCTGCACATGCAGACCCGTATCCATGACCGGCTGACACTGGCGGACATGGCCACACTGGCCGGACAGCCGTCACGCTATCAGTTCATTCGCGACTATCGCGCCCACACCGGGCAGACACCGGTGAAGGCCTTCCTGCACATGAAAGTGGCACGCGCCTGCTACCTGCTGGAAACCAGTCGCCTGCCGGTGGCTGATATTGCGCAGCAACTGGGTTTTGATGACCCCTATTACTTCTCGCGGCTGTTCCGCAAGGCCACGGGCGCCAGCCCGGCGCAGTACCGCAAGCAGGGGATGGCGCCGCCGCGACAGGATCTCTGA
- the mmsB gene encoding 3-hydroxyisobutyrate dehydrogenase — translation MRIAFFGVGNMGGPMAVNLVRAGHQVRVFDLASSLVDAVVAEGAQAGGSPADTVADAEIVISMLPSAAAVNGLYLGEQGVLASIPAQALIIDCSTIDAATARTLAQAAAAMGRTVIDAPVSGGVGGAKAGTLTFICGGPAEAVERARPVLANMGRNVFHAGDNGAGQIAKICNNMLLAIHMIGTCEALQLGVDNGLDPKVLSDIMLASSGRNWSLEVYNPWPGTMDNVPSANDYQGGFAVDLMNKDLTLAMDNVLAVKGRTPMGALAKSLYGLHGAQGNGRLDFSSILSLLKVRE, via the coding sequence ATGCGGATCGCATTCTTTGGTGTCGGCAACATGGGCGGCCCGATGGCCGTGAATCTGGTACGGGCCGGTCATCAGGTGCGGGTGTTCGACCTGGCGTCGTCGCTGGTGGACGCCGTGGTGGCCGAAGGCGCGCAGGCCGGGGGCAGCCCGGCGGATACGGTGGCGGATGCCGAGATCGTCATCAGCATGCTGCCGTCGGCGGCGGCGGTGAACGGGTTGTACCTGGGGGAGCAGGGCGTGCTGGCCAGCATTCCGGCGCAGGCACTGATTATTGACTGCTCCACGATTGACGCCGCCACAGCCAGGACACTTGCGCAGGCAGCCGCCGCCATGGGCCGCACGGTGATTGATGCGCCGGTCTCCGGCGGGGTCGGTGGTGCGAAGGCCGGCACGCTGACGTTTATCTGCGGCGGCCCTGCCGAAGCGGTGGAGCGGGCGCGGCCGGTGCTCGCGAACATGGGCCGCAATGTATTCCACGCCGGCGACAACGGCGCCGGACAGATCGCCAAGATCTGCAACAACATGCTGCTGGCGATTCACATGATCGGCACCTGCGAGGCGTTGCAGCTGGGCGTGGACAACGGCCTGGACCCGAAAGTGCTGTCCGATATCATGCTCGCCAGCTCCGGCCGTAACTGGTCGCTGGAAGTGTATAATCCGTGGCCGGGCACGATGGACAATGTGCCCTCGGCGAACGATTACCAGGGCGGCTTTGCCGTCGACCTGATGAACAAGGATCTCACGCTGGCCATGGACAACGTGCTGGCGGTGAAGGGCCGCACGCCGATGGGCGCGCTGGCGAAAAGTCTTTATGGCCTGCATGGCGCGCAGGGCAACGGGCGGCTGGATTTCTCCAGCATCCTGTCGTTGCTGAAAGTGCGCGAGTGA
- a CDS encoding TetR/AcrR family transcriptional regulator, whose translation MTSAIQYQGRKARRAGSEQRRRAILEAALRIIIRDGVRSVRHRAVAKEADVPLSATTYYFKDITDLIADTFTLFAEQAMHDVIEPFRDQAFALIDGVPAQMSDEQRQSLLATLAEMTAAYVINEVHNMRDHLIAEQAFLHEALLDERLRELAAVYKQKQLDVLAGACERLGSKEPVLDAEVFFAVLYGIEQDMLAAPDKYTEADVRARVAHTLEMMARTTQAS comes from the coding sequence ATGACATCTGCTATTCAATATCAGGGTCGCAAGGCGCGCCGTGCCGGCAGTGAGCAGCGCAGACGTGCCATTCTGGAAGCCGCGTTGCGCATCATCATTCGTGATGGTGTGCGCAGTGTGCGGCATCGCGCGGTGGCGAAGGAAGCCGACGTGCCGTTGTCTGCGACAACCTATTATTTCAAGGACATTACCGATCTGATCGCGGATACCTTCACGCTGTTTGCCGAACAGGCCATGCATGACGTGATCGAGCCGTTCCGTGATCAGGCATTCGCGCTGATCGATGGCGTGCCGGCACAGATGAGCGATGAGCAGCGTCAATCGTTGCTGGCCACGCTCGCAGAAATGACCGCTGCCTACGTGATCAACGAAGTGCACAACATGCGCGATCATCTGATCGCCGAGCAGGCCTTCCTGCACGAGGCGCTGCTGGATGAGCGCCTGCGTGAACTGGCTGCGGTCTACAAGCAGAAACAGCTGGATGTGCTGGCGGGTGCCTGCGAGCGTCTGGGCAGTAAAGAGCCAGTGCTGGATGCAGAAGTGTTCTTCGCCGTGCTCTACGGTATCGAACAGGATATGCTGGCGGCGCCGGACAAATACACCGAAGCGGATGTCCGCGCGCGCGTCGCCCACACGCTGGAAATGATGGCACGCACGACACAGGCATCCTGA